Within the Longimicrobium sp. genome, the region TTCAAGTGGTAGCCGGGCAGGAGGGCGGGCACCCTGACTCGCTTCGCGCGATGTTACGTTGGCCTGCCCTCCTACCGGGTAGCATCAACCGTCCGCGTGTGATTCCAACCCGAGCAACTCCATCTCCGAGAACCTGGCGAGCCACTCCTCATGTGCCCGGGGATTCCAGGCAAGCTCAGAAGTCATGAGGTGGTGCATCTCCGGGCTGCTCAGAGCACAGAAGCTCTCCGCGGCTTGCTCCAGGGTGATGCCGGCGCGTAGCGCGGCGCCAACGAGCAGACGGAGGTGCCGAATTTGTTTGTCGAGCCGCTCCTCTAGAAGCCGGGCGCGTAGTGAAACCGCGAATTCCTCGCTGTCAGCCGCGCCGCGGAGGACAGCGTGGAAGGGACTCGTGCGAGCGAGTACGCTGCAACAGAACGCGACATAGGCGCGCAGGCGCTCGCGCGACGTAGGAAGCGCGGCCATATCGGCAACCATCGCATCGTGCGACCCGCCTTCAGGTGTGGTCGTGCGGTCGCTCGGCGCGTCGCTGATCGCATGCTCAACCACTCCCTCCAGCAGTCCCCGCTTCCCCCCGAACGCAGCGTAGACCGTTTCGGCGGCCACCCCCGCTGACTCGGCGATCCGTGCGACGGTTGTACCCTTATATCCGTGCTCCAGAAATAGCGTGGCGGCAGCTTCAATGATGCGCTCCCTAGTCAGCTTCGCCTGCTCCCTTCTGATCTGGGAACGGTAGGCGCGCGAAGGAGGCTTGACAGGCTCGCTCATTTGATTACAGTGTTACTGTAGTGATTTGCTCCGGACTGTAACCTATAGGACGCGGCGTCCATGGCACACGTCAGGCCGGCAGCACCCGGGAGGCTGAACTTTCATCTTACGCCCGCACCCGCTATGGGGTACCGGCACCACTCCTATCCTTCAACCCCCACCGGAGGGCAGCTCTATGAAAAGCCACAGCGAGCAAAAACCTATCTTTGCTCACGCGCTCAGTCGACGGGATGCGCTCACCCTTTGTGGGACGGCAGCGGCCGCGGTGTCGCTGGCCGGAATCGCAGCTACCGCCGCCGCCGCGGAGGGGGTGCACCCCACGAAACGGACTACCTTCGATGATCCGCCCGTGGTGCCGCTGCGACCGATTGTGCTGAACGCGCGGCCAGCGCCGATCACCATCGATCCTGCCCATACCGCCCTGCTCGTTGTTGACATGCAGAACGACTTCGGCAGCGAGGGGGGAATGTTCGACCGAATGGGCATCGATGTCTCCATCATCCAACGAGTCGTCCCTCCCATCGCGCGCGTGCTGGACTCCGCCCGCGGCGCGGGGATGAAGGTCGTCTACCTCAAGATGGGGTTTCGCTCCGACCTGGCAGATCTCGGCGCTCCCGGGTCTCCGAACCGCGAGAGGCACCTGAGCATCGGCGTTGGGAAATCGATTCAGGCCCCCGATGGTCGCGAGAGCCGGATCCTGATCCGAGACACCTGGGGCACGGACATCGTTCCAGGTCTTCAGCCCGAGGCCGGGGACGTAGTGATCTACAAGCACCGGCATAGCGGGTTTTTTGAGACGAAGCTGGATGAAACCCTGCAGCAGATGGGGATAAAGTTCCTCATCGTAACCGGCTGTACTACAAGCATATGTGTAGGGACGACGGTGCAGGATGCAGCCTTCAGGGACTACAGCTGCATCGTACTTTCGGATTGCACCACCGAGCCGATCGGGTACGGATTGCCGCGCAGCAACCACGACGCATCTCTCTTAGCCATCGAAGCTGTATTCGGTTGGGTCTGCGGCTCGGATGAATTGATTGGAGGCTTCGATGACAACACGACGCCCGCGGATTCAGGTCTCGGAAACAAAAGCTCTGAATTGTAGCACACTTCGATTTGGGGCGGATTGCCGCGGCGTCCGCTGGCCGGGGCGGTCAACGGCGCGCCAGGCACTTTGCCTGAAGATCGACAACGCTAGTCGGATCTCCTCCCTCCCGCGATCACCAGCGCGGCGACGATCAGCAGCGCCGCGACGGCGAAGGTGATGCGCATGCCGGTGGAAACGGCGGCGGGAGGTGCCGTCGTGATGTCGGGGGATGAGGATGCGAAGGCGAACACCGCGCCCATCACCGATGCGCCGGTGATGAGGCCGAGGTTTCGCGACAGGTTGAGCATGCCGGAGACGACGCCCCGCTGGTCCGGGCGAACGCCGCTCATGACGGTGGTGTTGTTGGCGGTCTGGAAGAGCGCGTAACCGGCCGTGATGACGACGATGGGCGCGACGTACCCGGCGACGCCGAAGCTCAGCGGCAGCAGGGACAGGGCGGCGGACCCGGCCGCGATGGCGGCGAGCCCGGCGATGGTGAGGCGCGGTGCCCCTAGACGGTCCACGATGCGGCCCGCGGGCGCGGCGGTCAGCGCGGCGACGAGCGGACCGACGGAGAGCACGAGCCCCACGAGCGCCGCGTCCAGCCCGAGCGCCCGCGACAGGTGGAACGGCCCCACCACCAGCGTCGCCATCATCACCGTGGAGACGAGCGCGCTGGTGGCGAGGCCCGTGCCGAGCACGCGGTCGCGGAGCATCGCCAGCCGGATCAGGGGCGATGCGGCTCTTGTCTCAGTGACCACGAAGAGGGCGGCTCCGAGCACGGCGCCCGACAACAAGGCGATGTTGAGCGGACCGAAACGCCCGCGTCCCATCGTCATCGCCAGCGCATAGGCCGCGAGCGTCAGAGCCAACAGCAGCGTACCCAGGTGGTCGTGGCGCGCCCGATCCGTCCGCGGCGCGGGGCGGTCGGCGGGGAGATGGCGGTGCGCGAGAAGCAGGGCCGCGATGCCCAGCGGCACCTTGACCAGG harbors:
- a CDS encoding TetR/AcrR family transcriptional regulator; the encoded protein is MSEPVKPPSRAYRSQIRREQAKLTRERIIEAAATLFLEHGYKGTTVARIAESAGVAAETVYAAFGGKRGLLEGVVEHAISDAPSDRTTTPEGGSHDAMVADMAALPTSRERLRAYVAFCCSVLARTSPFHAVLRGAADSEEFAVSLRARLLEERLDKQIRHLRLLVGAALRAGITLEQAAESFCALSSPEMHHLMTSELAWNPRAHEEWLARFSEMELLGLESHADG
- a CDS encoding cysteine hydrolase is translated as MKSHSEQKPIFAHALSRRDALTLCGTAAAAVSLAGIAATAAAAEGVHPTKRTTFDDPPVVPLRPIVLNARPAPITIDPAHTALLVVDMQNDFGSEGGMFDRMGIDVSIIQRVVPPIARVLDSARGAGMKVVYLKMGFRSDLADLGAPGSPNRERHLSIGVGKSIQAPDGRESRILIRDTWGTDIVPGLQPEAGDVVIYKHRHSGFFETKLDETLQQMGIKFLIVTGCTTSICVGTTVQDAAFRDYSCIVLSDCTTEPIGYGLPRSNHDASLLAIEAVFGWVCGSDELIGGFDDNTTPADSGLGNKSSEL
- a CDS encoding MFS transporter — protein: HAGRPWALASLALCMLLSSLGTSIANVGLPALAQAFDASFQDVQWIVLFTLASGLSGIASALWLLIAARAAQGLGAAVMMALTMAYVGETVPKAKTGSAMGLLGTMSAIGTALGPSLGGVLIAGLGWRAIFLVKVPLGIAALLLAHRHLPADRPAPRTDRARHDHLGTLLLALTLAAYALAMTMGRGRFGPLNIALLSGAVLGAALFVVTETRAASPLIRLAMLRDRVLGTGLATSALVSTVMMATLVVGPFHLSRALGLDAALVGLVLSVGPLVAALTAAPAGRIVDRLGAPRLTIAGLAAIAAGSAALSLLPLSFGVAGYVAPIVVITAGYALFQTANNTTVMSGVRPDQRGVVSGMLNLSRNLGLITGASVMGAVFAFASSSPDITTAPPAAVSTGMRITFAVAALLIVAALVIAGGRRSD